A region of Vitis vinifera cultivar Pinot Noir 40024 chromosome 15, ASM3070453v1 DNA encodes the following proteins:
- the LOC100251778 gene encoding zinc finger CCCH domain-containing protein 1 codes for MADSGEIQPTEPVDTGEKQQSEPVCNFFRKPTKNKNIRKRTHDEDENEDSKTGTSVLHQQKKPPKPDNKLYFSTGSSRKSTMDEPNKESEPIFQFESSKEIQVQHDSRATATLETETDFSRDARAIRERVLKQSQDALKGKNKSDEKLYKGIHGYTDYKAGFRREQTVASEKAGGAHGPLRASAHIRASARFDYQPDICKDYKETGYCGFGDACKFMHDRGDYKSGWQMEKEWEEAEKARKRNLAMGGDDADEGGGGQSDEDDDDALPFACFICRQPFVDPVVTKCKHFFCEHCALRHHSKNKKCFVCNQPTLGMFNTAHEIRKKMAAERK; via the exons ATGGCAGATTCGGGTGAAATTCAGCCTACTGAACCAGTGGACACAGGAGAAAAGCAGCAGTCCGAGCCAG TATGCAATTTCTTTAGAAAGCCAACAAAAAACAAGAACATTAGGAAAAGGACGCACGACGAAGATGAAAATGAAGACTCAAAAACTGGGACTTCAGTGCTGCATCAGCAGAAGAAGCCTCCCAAACCTGATAATAAGCTGTATTTTTCAACTGGGTCATCTAGAAAATCGACAATGGATGAACCCAACAAAGAATCTGAGccaatttttcaatttgagTCTTCAAAGGAGATTCAAGTCCAACATGATAGTAGGGCAACGGCAACTCTTGAGACTGAGACTGATTTTTCAAGAGATGCTCGAGCAATTCGAGAGAGAGTTCTTAAGCAATCACAAGACGCATTAAAGGGGAAAAACAAGAGTGATGAAAAGTTGTATAAAGGGATTCATGGATATACCGATTACAAGGCGGGATTCCGAAGAGAGCAAACAGTTGCCAGTGAGAAAGCTGGTGGGGCACATGGTCCTCTAAGGGCTTCTGCTCACATTAGGGCATCTGCAAGGTTTGATTATCAGCCCGACATTTGTAAGGATTATAAAGAAACGGGGTACTGTGGGTTTGGAGATGCTTGTAAATTTATGCATGACCGGGGGGATTACAAGTCAGGGTGGCAGATGGAGAAAGAGTGGGAAGAAGCAGAGAAAGCAAGGAAGAGAAATTTGGCTATGGGAGGAGATGATGCAGATGAGGGAGGTGGAGGACAGAGCGATGAAGATGACGATGATGCATTGCCATTTGCCTGTTTCATTTGCAGGCAGCCTTTCGTAGATCCTGTTGTAACCAAGTGCAAGCACTTTTTCTGCGAGCATTGTGCTTTAAGG CACCATTCTAAGAACAAGAAGTGCTTTGTCTGCAACCAGCCCACCCTTGGCATGTTCAACACGGCGCATGAGATACGGAAGAAGATGGCTGCAGAGAGAAAATGA
- the LOC100256908 gene encoding phospholipase A1 PLIP1, chloroplastic, producing MACTSVTIPASPTGSVAKEISHKSLHRSHSGKDLCARAGLRRSYSDTHLCYSINRIRASSAHPKLKSSSSSVKIFPMFQLPGSILPSGLRSFLFDPETSKDMNIVENGVDIDNKDVEKRANWVVRLLELRSRWRNKPQRENLNGDEDGAADSDGDEGGCEVDYDEVEARENYNRETFSRLLSPVAWSDTKFFSQLAFLCNMAYVIPEIKAQDLRRHYGLKFVTSSLEKKAEAAAIKAKLDHDSTRVPISDPADTGSSSEKAMDSEQKPLFRPSVAYEIAASAASYVHSCTKDLLSPESEPQQEADDVHGCESEDQIRDEGERSPSRVYKSEVAAFVAASTMTAVVAAGEKEKQEAAKDLQSLHSAPCEWFVCDDSSTYTRCFVIQGSDSLASWQANLFFDPTQFEGTDVIVHRGIYEAAKGIFEQFMPEIIYHLNRYGDRAKLQFTGHSLGGSLSLLVNLMLLSRKVVKPSNLLPVVTFGSPFVFCGGERILGELGLDDNHVHCVMMHRDIVPRAFSCNYPNHVAQVLKSLSGAFRSHPCLNKNKLLYSPMGKIFILQPDEKSSPSHPLLPSGNALYAFDKTQCACPASAIRAFINCPHPLETLSDPTAYGSEGTILRDHDSSNYLKAVNGVLRQHTKTVLRRVRRQGNLMWPLLTSPSPHAWNHEESLDNTRKELTTGA from the exons ATGGCATGCACCTCAGTAACCATTCCCGCCTCCCCGACTGGCTCGGTGGCAAAGGAGATATCCCACAAAAGTCTTCACCGTTCACACTCCGGCAAGGACTTATGCGCTCGAGCTGGTTTGAGAAGGTCTTATTCAGATACCCACCTCTGTTACTCCATCAACCGTATTCGGGCTTCATCAGCACACCCAAAACTAAAGAGCAGCTCTTCTTCAGTCAAGATCTTCCCAATGTTCCAGTTACCAGGCTCCATACTTCCTAGTGGCCTCCGATCATTCTTGTTTGACCCAGAGACGAGCAAGGATATGAACATAGTGGAGAACGGGGTGGATATTGATAACAAGGATGTAGAGAAGAGAGCTAATTGGGTGGTGCGGTTATTGGAACTAAGAAGTCGTTGGAGGAACAAACCACAGAGAGAAAATTTAAATGGAGATGAAGATGGTGCTGCTGACAGTGATGGCGATGAGGGAGGTTGTGAAGTGGATTACGATGAAGTTGAAGCAAGAGAGAACTACAATCGAGAGACGTTTTCGAGGTTATTGTCTCCAGTGGCATGGTCCGatactaaatttttttctcaGCTGGCTTTCTTGTGCAACATGGCTTACGTGATCCCAGAAATCAAg GCTCAAGATTTAAGAAGGCATTATGGCCTAAAGTTCGTGACATCTTCCCTAGAGAAGAAAGCAGAGGCAGCTGCTATAAAAGCGAAACTTGATCATGATTCCACTCGTGTGCCCATATCTGACCCTGCAGATACTGGATCCAGTTCAGAGAAAGCCATGGACTCTGAGCAGAAACCTCTGTTCCGCCCATCTGTTGCTTATGAGATAGCTGCTTCTGCTGCCTCTTATGTCCATTCTTGCACTAAGGACCTTCTATCACCCGAGTCTGAGCCCCAGCAGGAGGCTGATGATGTGCATGGATGTGAGAGTGAAGATCAAATTCGAGATGAGGGAGAGAGGTCTCCCTCTCGTGTTTATAAGTCTGAGGTGGCCGCATTTGTGGCAGCATCTACTATGACTGCAGTGGTTGCCGCAGGGGAGAAGGAAAAGCAGGAGGCAGCAAAGGACCTTCAATCACTCCATTCTGCACCTTGTGAATGGTTTGTTTGTGATGATTCAAGTACATATACTCGCTGCTTTGTCATCCAG GGTTCAGACTCCCTGGCGTCTTGGCAGGCAAACCTCTTCTTTGATCCAACTCAATTTGAG GGGACAGACGTGATTGTTCATAGAGGAATTTATGAAGCTGCAAAGGGAATATTCGAGCAATTCATGCCAGAAATTATATACCATCTTAACAGATATGGGGATCGTGCTAAACTTCAATTCACTGGTCATTCCCTTGGGGGTAGTCTCTCTCTTTTAGTCAACTTGATGCTACTGTCTAGGAAGGTCGTCAAGCCCTCCAATCTTCTACCAGTTGTCACATTTGGATCACCATTTGTGTTCTGTGGAGGCGAAAGGATCCTTGGGGAGTTGGGATTGGATGACAATCATGTCCATTGTGTGATGATGCATAGGGATATTGTGCCCAGAGCCTTCTCCTGCAACTATCCTAACCATGTGGCCCAAGTCCTCAAGAGCTTGAGTGGAGCTTTCCGATCCCACCCTTGCCTAAATAAAAAT AAACTGTTGTATTCTCCAATGGGCAAAATCTTCATTCTTCAACCTGATGAGAAGTCATCTCCTTCTCACCCGTTACTCCCTTCAGGGAATGCACTCTATGCATTCGACAAGACCCAATGTGCTTGTCCTGCAAGTGCCATCAGGGCTTTTATTAATTGTCCCCACCCACTGGAAACCCTAAGCGATCCTACAGCCTATGGTTCAGAAGGTACAATTCTCAGAGACCATGACTCAAGCAACTATCTCAAGGCAGTTAACGGGGTTCTGAGGCAACATACAAAGACGGTTCTTCGGAGAGTGAGAAGACAGGGGAACCTTATGTGGCCACTGCTGACTTCACCCTCCCCACATGCATGGAATCACGAAGAAAGTTTGGACAATACAAGGAAAGAGTTAACAACAGGGGCTTGA
- the LOC100243084 gene encoding abscisic acid receptor PYL9: protein MALGGIDGCDGCNAMMEAQVICRHHAHEPRENQCSSVLVRHVKAPANLVWSLVRRFDQPQKYKPFVSRCVVQGDLRIGSVREVNVKTGLPATTSTERLELFDDDEHVLGIKILDGDHRLRNYSSVITVHPEIIDGRPGTLVIESFVVDVPEGNTKDDTCYFVRALINCNLKCLAEVSERMAMLGRVEPANAV, encoded by the exons ATGGCTTTGGGGGGAATAGACGGCTGTGATGGGTGCAACGCCATGATGGAGGCGCAGGTCATTTGTAGACATCATGCGCACGAGCCCCGGGAGAACCAGTGCAGTTCAGTTCTTGTTAGGCACGTCAAAGCTCCTGCTAATCTG GTTTGGTCACTGGTAAGGAGATTTGATCAACCCCAGAAGTACAAGCCCTTTGTTAGTAGGTGTGTGGTGCAAGGGGACCTCAGGATTGGGAGTGTCCGGGAAGTGAACGTCAAGACCGGTCTTCCGGCGACAACCAGCACGGAAAGGCTAGAGCTGTTTGATGACGATGAGCACGTACTTGGCATCAAAATCCTCGATGGGGATCACAGACTAAGG AACTACTCCTCTGTTATTACTGTTCATCCAGAAATAATTGATGGGAGACCAGGGACACTGGTGATTGAGTCCTTTGTGGTGGACGTGCCTGAGGGGAACACCAAGGATGACACATGCTACTTTGTTCGGGCTCTCATCAACTGCAACCTCAAATGTCTGGCTGAAGTCTCAGAGAGGATGGCCATGCTGGGCCGAGTTGAACCTGCCAATGCAGTCTGA
- the LOC100244866 gene encoding pentatricopeptide repeat-containing protein At4g01030, mitochondrial: MEKLVPLHHLHPPLQNPLTHKPIKTPTSKLYLDSHSSDDSNVITSLTSVKMMHAQMIKLPQKWNPDAAAKNLISSYLGFGDFWSAAMVFYVGLPRNYLKWNSFVEEFKSSAGSLHIVLEVFKELHGKGVVFDSEVYSVALKTCTRVMDIWLGMEIHGCLIKRGFDLDVYLRCALMNFYGRCWGLEKANQVFHEMPNPEALLWNEAIILNLQSEKLQKGVELFRKMQFSFLKAETATIVRVLQACGKMGALNAAKQIHGYVFRFGLDSDVSLCNPLISMYSKNGKLELARRVFDSMENRNTSSWNSMISSYAALGFLNDAWSLFYELESSDMKPDIVTWNCLLSGHFLHGYKEEVLNILQRMQGEGFKPNSSSMTSVLQAISELGFLNMGKETHGYVLRNGFDCDVYVGTSLIDMYVKNHSLTSAQAVFDNMKNRNIFAWNSLVSGYSFKGMFEDALRLLNQMEKEGIKPDLVTWNGMISGYAMWGCGKEALAVLHQTKSLGLTPNVVSWTALISGSSQAGNNRDSLKFFAQMQQEGVMPNSASITCLLRACASLSLLQKGKEIHCLSIRNGFIEDVFVATALIDMYSKSSSLKNAHKVFRRIQNKTLASWNCMIMGFAIFGLGKEAISVFNEMQKVGVGPDAITFTALLSACKNSGLIGEGWKYFDSMITDYRIVPRLEHYCCMVDLLGRAGYLDEAWDLIHTMPLKPDATIWGALLGSCRIHKNLKFAETAAKNLFKLEPNNSANYILMMNLYSIFNRWEDMDHLRELMGAAGVRNRQVWSWIQINQRVHVFSSDEKPHPDAGKIYFELYQLVSEMKKLGYVPDVNCVYQNMDEVEKQKILLSHTEKLAITYGLIKMKAGEPIRVIKNTRICSDCHSAAKYISLVKARELFLRDGVRFHHFREGKCSCNDFW; encoded by the coding sequence ATGGAAAAACTAGTTCCATTGCACCACCTCCACCCACCTCTTCAAAATCCACTCACCCACAAGCCAATCAAAACCCCAACCTCCAAGCTTTACTTGGATTCTCATTCTTCAGATGATTCCAATGTAATCACTTCTCTTACTTCAGTCAAAATGATGCACGCCCAGATGATAAAATTGCCCCAAAAGTGGAATCCTGATGCTGCAGCCAAAAATTTGATCTCCAGTTACTTGGGATTTGGTGATTTTTGGTCTGCTGCCATGGTTTTCTATGTGGGCTTGCCAAGAAACTATCTTAAATGGAACTCTTTTGTGGAGGAATTCAAGAGTTCTGCAGGGAGTTTACATATTGTTCTTGAGGTTTTCAAGGAGCTGCATGGTAAAGGAGTGGTATTTGATAGTGAAGTTTATAGTGTTGCTTTGAAAACTTGCACTAGGGTAATGGATATATGGCTTGGAATGGAGATCCATGGATGTTTAATCAAAAGGGGTTTTGATTTGGATGTGTATCTGAGGTGTGCTCTGATGAATTTCTATGGGAGGTGTTGGGGTTTAGAGAAAGCAAACCAAGTGTTTCATGAAATGCCAAACCCAGAAGCTCTATTGTGGAATGAGGCAATTATACTGAATTTACAGAGTGAGAAATTGCAGAAGGGTGTAGAGCTGTTTCGAAAAatgcaattttcatttttgaaagcTGAGACTGCTACAATTGTGAGAGTCCTCCAAGCTTGTGGAAAAATGGGGGCTCTCAATGCAGCAAAGCAGATTCATGGGTATGTTTTTAGATTTGGATTAGACTCAGATGTATCCTTATGCAATCCTCTGATTAGCATGTACTCCAAAAATGGCAAACTTGAACTAGCTAGAAGAGTTTTTGATTCAATGGAAAACAGGAACACATCTTCATGGAACTCAATGATTTCCAGTTATGCTGCACTTGGTTTTTTGAATGATGCATGGAGTCTTTTCTATGAGTTAGAATCCTCTGATATGAAACCAGACATTGTAACTTGGAATTGCCTTTTATCAGGTCATTTTCTTCATGGTTATAAGGAAGAAGTACTGAATATTTTACAGAGAATGCAAGGTGAGGGCTTCAAGCCTAACTCAAGCTCCATGACTAGTGTTCTTCAAGCTATTAGTGAACTGGGTTTCTTGAATATGGGGAAGGAAACTCATGGATATGTGTTGAGAAATGGGTTTGACTGTGATGTATATGTAGGAACTTCACTAATAGACATGTACGTGAAGAATCATAGCTTAACCAGTGCTCAAGCAGTTTTTGACAACATGAAGAACAGAAACATCTTTGCTTGGAACTCTTTGGTTTCAGGATATTCCTTCAAGGGCATGTTTGAAGATGCTCTAAGGCTATTGAATCAGATGGAAAAGGAAGGAATCAAACCCGATTTGGTGACATGGAATGGTATGATTTCAGGGTATGCAATGTGGGGCTGTGGTAAGGAAGCGTTGGCTGTGCTCCATCAAACCAAAAGTCTGGGATTGACCCCTAATGTGGTCTCATGGACTGCTCTGATATCAGGATCCTCACAGGCGGGAAACAATAGAGATTCCCTCAAGTTTTTTGCCCAAATGCAGCAAGAAGGCGTCATGCCTAATTCAGCTAGCATCACATGCTTGCTTCGCGCTTGTGCCAGCCTGTCTTTGCTGCAGAAGGGCAAAGAGATACACTGTCTCAGTATAAGAAACGGTTTCATTGAAGATGTTTTTGTAGCAACAGCTCTCATTGACATGTACAGCAAGTCCAGCAGCTTAAAGAATGCTCACAAGGTTTTCAGGAGGATTCAGAACAAAACATTAGCCTCCTGGAACTGTATGATCATGGGGTTTGCCATTTTTGGGCTTGGGAAAGAGGCTATATCTGTTTTTAATGAAATGCAGAAAGTGGGTGTCGGCCCTGATGCCATAACCTTCACTGCTCTCCTCTCTGCTTGCAAAAATTCAGGTTTGATTGGGGAAGGATGGAAATACTTTGACAGTATGATAACAGATTATAGAATAGTCCCTAGGCTTGAACATTACTGCTGCATGGTTGATCTTCTGGGTAGAGCTGGCTATCTTGATGAAGCTTGGGATTTAATTCATACTATGCCACTAAAACCTGATGCTACCATCTGGGGTGCTCTTCTTGGATCCTGTCGAATCCATAAAAACCTCAAGTTTGCAGAGACTGCAGCAAAGAATCTCTTCAAGTTGGAACCTAATAACTCTGCTAATTACATCTTAATGATGAACTTATACTCAATTTTCAACAGATGGGAAGACATGGATCATCTTAGAGAATTGATGGGCGCTGCAGGGGTGAGGAACCGGCAGGTGTGGAGCTGGATACAAATTAACCAGAGGGTTCATGTGTTCTCTTCTGATGAGAAACCCCATCCAGATGCagggaaaatatattttgagCTGTACCAGTTAGTTTCAGAAATGAAGAAACTGGGATATGTGCCTGATGTCAACTGTGTATATCAAAACATGGATGAGGTAGAGAAGCAGAAGATTCTGTTAAGCCACACTGAGAAACTGGCCATCACCTATGGACTGATCAAGATGAAAGCAGGTGAACCCATAAGGGTAATCAAGAACACAAGAATATGTTCCGACTGTCACTCGGCTGCAAAATACATATCACTGGTAAAAGCCCGGGAGCTTTTCCTCCGGGATGGTGTTCGGTTTCACCATTTCAGGGAAGGGAAGTGTTCCTGTAATGATTTCTGGTGA
- the LOC100248200 gene encoding protein WHAT'S THIS FACTOR 1 homolog, chloroplastic encodes MDTKLLISSSKASPSTVLPFFLSCKSSFFEKPKVSVKSHLSFTPNHTQKTPFLGGSLVLRERVDCLRNLRKTHVPVGPIRAAVKRRKELPFDNVVQRDKKLKLVLKIRKLLVSQPDRVMSLRQLGKYRRELGLTKKRRFIALLKKFPAIFEIVEEGVYSLKFKLTPEAERLYLEELKIRNEMEDLLVVKLRKLLMMSMEKRILLEKIAHLKTDLGLPSEFRDTICQRYPQYFKVVQTERGPALELTHWDPELAVSAAEIWEEEKRVRELEERDLIIDRPPKFNRVKLPKGLSLSKGEMRRLSRFRDMPYISPYSDFSGLRSGSPEKEKHACGVVHEMLSLTVEKRTLVDHLTHFREEFRFSQQLRGMLIRHPDMFYVSLKGDRDSVFLREAYSDSQLIEKDRLLVIKEKLRALVSVPRFRRRGAPRSDADVVEGTDEQEHGSGEEGEEWSDVDNLMGDGLDDDDDDDDDDEEDDWSDEDDNTPPDFDEDDGTMKFELNKEVKQVDNLGKDEEKVLVPMFPDGRPRERW; translated from the coding sequence ATGGACACCAAGCTCTTGATATCTTCATCCAAAGCCTCACCATCCACTGTTTTACCATTCTTTCTCTCATGCAAGTCATCTTTCTTTGAGAAGCCTAAAGTTTCTGTAAAATCCCATCTTTCATTTACTCCAAATCACACACAAAAGACGCCATTTTTGGGTGGAAGTTTGGTTTTGCGAGAGAGGGTTGATtgtttgagaaatttgagaaaaacCCACGTTCCTGTTGGGCCAATAAGAGCTGCagtgaagagaagaaaagagcTTCCATTCGATAATGTGGTTCAAAGGGACAAGAAGCTGAAACTGGTTTTGAAGATTAGGAAGCTTTTAGTGAGTCAACCAGACCGAGTTATGTCTCTTAGGCAGTTGGGTAAGTATAGAAGAGAATTGGGTCTCACGAAAAAGAGAAGATTTATTGCTCTGTTGAAGAAATTCCCTGCAATATTTGAGATTGTGGAAGAAGGGGTTTATTCACTTAAGTTCAAGTTGACGCCAGAAGCGGAGAGACTTTACTTGGAGGAGTTGAAGATTAGGAATGAGATGGAGGATTTGTTGGTTGTCAAGTTGAGGAAGTTGTTGATGATGTCGATGGAGAAGCGGATTTTATTGGAAAAGATTGCTCATTTGAAGACTGATCTTGGGCTTCCTTCAGAATTCCGTGACACAATTTGTCAACGGTACCCGCAATATTTTAAGGTTGTGCAGACTGAAAGAGGGCCAGCATTGGAATTGACTCATTGGGATCCTGAGCTTGCAGTTTCGGCTGCAGAGATTTGGGAGGAAGAGAAGCGAGTTAGAGAGCTTGAAGAAAGAGACTTAATTATAGATAGGCCACCAAAGTTTAATAGAGTAAAGCTACCAAAAGGTCTTAGTCTTTCCAAGGGTGAGATGAGAAGGCTTTCTAGGTTTAGAGACATGCCTTATATATCCCCATATTCTGATTTCTCAGGACTGAGGTCTGGTTCGCCTGAGAAAGAGAAGCATGCATGTGGGGTGGTTCATGAGATGTTGAGTCTTACAGTTGAAAAGAGAACTCTTGTGGATCACCTTACCCATTTTAGGGAGGAGTTTAGATTCTCCCAGCAGCTGAGGGGGATGTTGATAAGGCACCCCGACATGTTCTATGTTTCTTTGAAAGGGGACAGGGACTCAGTTTTCCTCAGGGAAGCTTACAGTGATTCTCAGTTGATAGAGAAGGATCGGTTGTTGGTTATCAAGGAGAAGCTCCGTGCTCTTGTTTCTGTTCCCAGATTTCGAAGGAGGGGTGCTCCCAGAAGCGATGCAGATGTGGTGGAGGGAACTGATGAACAGGAACATGGAAGTGGTGAGGAGGGAGAAGAATGGTCAGATGTTGATAATTTAATGGGTGATGGattagatgatgatgatgatgatgacgacgACGATGAAGAAGATGACTGGAGTGATGAAGATGATAATACACCTCCTGattttgatgaagatgatggaACCATGAAGTTTGAATTGAACAAAGAAGTTAAGCAGGTTGATAACTTGGGGAAGGATGAAGAGAAAGTGCTTGTTCCCATGTTCCCTGATGGTCGACCCAGAGAACGCTGGTAA
- the LOC104877308 gene encoding uncharacterized protein LOC104877308 isoform X2, with product MAKRREGRVPSSSDRREDRVEASKRAIRRGGDSASSPKINIVLFLFVVIAPAIAVLVYRIRYAPRTNRALSSYVHQQGLVKADVNYQEILTENSKVSKNMSQRHYTYPVLAYITPWNNKGYDLAKSFNSKFTHLSPIWYDLRSQGTNLVLEGRHNADIGWITELRMKGDAWVIPRVVLEAIPKELLRKKKQRDKAIEMIITECKEMDYDGIVLESWSRWAAYGILHDPVMRNMALQFIKQLGQALHSVSSEKNGKQGLQLIYVIGPPRSEKLQEHDFGPADLRSLSDYVDGFSLMTYDFSGPHNPGPNAPLKWIHSTLQLLLGSVGKSDQSLARKILLGINFYGNDFALSKGGGGGAITGRDYLSLLDKHKPVLQWEKNSGEHLFFYSDDHHAKHAVFYPSLMSIFLRLEEARSWGVGISIWEIGQGLDYFFDLL from the exons ATGGCTAAGAGACGCGAAGGGCGAGTGCCGTCGAGTTCGGATCGGCGTGAAGACCGAGTCGAAGCGTCGAAGCGGGCAATCCGACGCGGTGGCGACTCAGCTTCGAGCCCCAAAATCAACATCGTCCTCTTCCTCTTCGTCGTCATAGCTCCTGCCATTGCCGTATTAGTATACCGTATAAGGTACGCTCCTCGTACGAATCGCGCTCTCTCCTCGTATGTACACCAGCAAGGTCTCGTCAAAGCTGATGTGAATTACCAAGAGATCCTCACT GAGAATTCCAAGGTGTCCAAGAACATGTCTCAGCGGCATTATACATATCCTGTACTGGCCTACATAACTCCCTG GAATAACAAAGGCTATGATCTGGCAAAAAGTTTCAACTCCAAGTTCACGCATTTATCACCTATCTGGTATGATCTGAGGAG CCAGGGGACCAACTTGGTTCTGGAGGGGAGACATAATGCTGATATAGGATGGATCACAGAGCTTAGAATGAAAGGAGATGCTTGG GTGATTCCTAGAGTTGTTCTGGAAGCCATTCCTAAGGAGTTGCTTCGAAAGAAAAAGCAGAGGGATAAAGCAATTGAAATGATAATAACAGAGTGCAA GGAAATGGATTATGATGGTATAGTGCTAGAATCTTGGTCGAGGTGGGCAGCCTATGGTATCTTGCATGATCCAGTGATGAGGAACATG GCTTTGCAGTTCATAAAACAGCTTGGACAAGCGCTGCATTCTGTGAGCTCAGAGAAGAATGGTAAACAAGGTTTGCAGCTGATTTATGTTATAGGTCCACCACGCTCAGAGAAGCTTCAAGAGCATGATTTTGGGCCAGCAGATCTTCGAAGTTTGAGTGATTATGTAGATGGATTCTCCCTTATGACTTATGACTTCTCAGGTCCTCATAATCCTGGGCCCAATGCACCTTTGAAGTGGATTCATTCCACCCTGCAGCTTCTCCTTGGCAGTGTGGGTAAAAGTGATCAGAGCCTGGCACGGAAGATACTTCTTGGCATTAATTTCTATGGGAATGATTTTGCCCTTTCGAAAG GTGGAGGTGGTGGAGCAATCACAGGAAGGGATTATCTATCCTTATTGGACAAGCACAAACCGGTATTGCAGTGGGAGAAGAACAGTGGGGAGcatttgttcttttattctGATGATCACCATGCCAAGCATGCAGTGTTCTACCCATCACTAATGTCGATTTTTCTCAGGCTAGAGGAAGCTCGTTCATGGGGTGTTGGCATCTCAATCTGGGAAATCGGCCAAGGTTTGGATTACTTTTTTGATCTTCTGTGA
- the LOC104877308 gene encoding uncharacterized protein LOC104877308 isoform X1 produces the protein MAKRREGRVPSSSDRREDRVEASKRAIRRGGDSASSPKINIVLFLFVVIAPAIAVLVYRIRYAPRTNRALSSYVHQQGLVKADVNYQEILTENSKVSKNMSQRHYTYPVLAYITPWNNKGYDLAKSFNSKFTHLSPIWYDLRSQGTNLVLEGRHNADIGWITELRMKGDAWVIPRVVLEAIPKELLRKKKQRDKAIEMIITECKEMDYDGIVLESWSRWAAYGILHDPVMRNMALQFIKQLGQALHSVSSEKNGKQGLQLIYVIGPPRSEKLQEHDFGPADLRSLSDYVDGFSLMTYDFSGPHNPGPNAPLKWIHSTLQLLLGSVGKSDQSLARKILLGINFYGNDFALSKGTAGGGGGAITGRDYLSLLDKHKPVLQWEKNSGEHLFFYSDDHHAKHAVFYPSLMSIFLRLEEARSWGVGISIWEIGQGLDYFFDLL, from the exons ATGGCTAAGAGACGCGAAGGGCGAGTGCCGTCGAGTTCGGATCGGCGTGAAGACCGAGTCGAAGCGTCGAAGCGGGCAATCCGACGCGGTGGCGACTCAGCTTCGAGCCCCAAAATCAACATCGTCCTCTTCCTCTTCGTCGTCATAGCTCCTGCCATTGCCGTATTAGTATACCGTATAAGGTACGCTCCTCGTACGAATCGCGCTCTCTCCTCGTATGTACACCAGCAAGGTCTCGTCAAAGCTGATGTGAATTACCAAGAGATCCTCACT GAGAATTCCAAGGTGTCCAAGAACATGTCTCAGCGGCATTATACATATCCTGTACTGGCCTACATAACTCCCTG GAATAACAAAGGCTATGATCTGGCAAAAAGTTTCAACTCCAAGTTCACGCATTTATCACCTATCTGGTATGATCTGAGGAG CCAGGGGACCAACTTGGTTCTGGAGGGGAGACATAATGCTGATATAGGATGGATCACAGAGCTTAGAATGAAAGGAGATGCTTGG GTGATTCCTAGAGTTGTTCTGGAAGCCATTCCTAAGGAGTTGCTTCGAAAGAAAAAGCAGAGGGATAAAGCAATTGAAATGATAATAACAGAGTGCAA GGAAATGGATTATGATGGTATAGTGCTAGAATCTTGGTCGAGGTGGGCAGCCTATGGTATCTTGCATGATCCAGTGATGAGGAACATG GCTTTGCAGTTCATAAAACAGCTTGGACAAGCGCTGCATTCTGTGAGCTCAGAGAAGAATGGTAAACAAGGTTTGCAGCTGATTTATGTTATAGGTCCACCACGCTCAGAGAAGCTTCAAGAGCATGATTTTGGGCCAGCAGATCTTCGAAGTTTGAGTGATTATGTAGATGGATTCTCCCTTATGACTTATGACTTCTCAGGTCCTCATAATCCTGGGCCCAATGCACCTTTGAAGTGGATTCATTCCACCCTGCAGCTTCTCCTTGGCAGTGTGGGTAAAAGTGATCAGAGCCTGGCACGGAAGATACTTCTTGGCATTAATTTCTATGGGAATGATTTTGCCCTTTCGAAAG GAACTGCAGGTGGAGGTGGTGGAGCAATCACAGGAAGGGATTATCTATCCTTATTGGACAAGCACAAACCGGTATTGCAGTGGGAGAAGAACAGTGGGGAGcatttgttcttttattctGATGATCACCATGCCAAGCATGCAGTGTTCTACCCATCACTAATGTCGATTTTTCTCAGGCTAGAGGAAGCTCGTTCATGGGGTGTTGGCATCTCAATCTGGGAAATCGGCCAAGGTTTGGATTACTTTTTTGATCTTCTGTGA